From Streptomyces sp. NBC_01754, a single genomic window includes:
- the prcA gene encoding proteasome subunit alpha, with protein MSTPFYVSPQQAMADRAEYARKGIARGRSLVVLQYADGIVFVGENPSRALHKFSEIYDRIGFAAAGKYNEYENLRIGGVRYADLRGYTYDRDDVTARGLANVYAQTLGTIFSSAAEKPYEVELVVAEVGAGPEGDQIYRLPHDGSIVDEHGSVAVGGNAEQISQFLDQRHRDGMSLAEALKLAVQALSREANGNEREIPAERLEVAVLDRTRPQQRKFKRIVGRQLTRLLDADGAGSTPTDAPSDTEDTDAPPADDAGGTGPEAAGDTGETGEEGTQDTGGAEGTDGPAKE; from the coding sequence GTGTCGACGCCGTTCTATGTCTCACCCCAGCAGGCCATGGCCGACCGGGCGGAATACGCCCGGAAGGGCATCGCCCGCGGTCGCAGCCTGGTTGTGCTTCAGTACGCCGACGGCATTGTGTTCGTCGGCGAGAACCCGTCCCGCGCGCTGCACAAGTTCAGCGAGATCTACGACCGGATCGGCTTCGCCGCCGCCGGCAAGTACAACGAGTACGAGAACCTCCGCATCGGCGGCGTACGTTACGCGGACCTGCGGGGGTACACCTACGACCGCGACGACGTGACGGCCCGCGGGCTCGCCAACGTCTACGCGCAGACGCTGGGCACCATCTTCTCCAGCGCGGCCGAGAAGCCGTACGAGGTGGAGCTGGTGGTCGCGGAGGTCGGTGCCGGGCCCGAGGGCGACCAGATCTACCGGCTGCCGCACGACGGTTCGATCGTGGACGAACACGGTTCGGTCGCGGTCGGCGGGAACGCGGAGCAGATCAGCCAGTTCCTCGACCAGCGCCACCGTGACGGGATGTCACTCGCCGAGGCGCTGAAGCTCGCCGTGCAGGCGCTCTCGCGGGAAGCCAACGGCAACGAGCGGGAGATCCCCGCCGAGCGGCTGGAGGTCGCGGTCCTGGACCGGACACGGCCGCAGCAGCGCAAGTTCAAGCGGATCGTGGGACGGCAGCTGACCCGGCTGCTCGACGCGGACGGTGCGGGCTCGACCCCGACGGACGCCCCGTCCGACACCGAGGACACCGACGCGCCGCCCGCGGATGACGCGGGCGGCACCGGTCCGGAGGCCGCCGGGGACACCGGGGAGACCGGTGAGGAAGGCACGCAGGACACGGGGGGCGCGGAAGGCACGGACGGGCCCGCGAAGGAGTAG
- a CDS encoding LacI family DNA-binding transcriptional regulator, with protein MRRPAPSRPTSRDVARDAGVSQATVSLVLGGKWRGRVSEATAGRVRDSARELGYRPNQAARSLRLGHTRTALLVVPALTNEFFARVYTGAAAVAAEHDFGVVLYPSPDGTGPARDPFASARAALDGVIASSMASDALRALRGAGLPLVMLDSDPGDGGTAARVNLDIADGMRQVTEHLLALGHRRFVHLASAVDTWTFAVRARALRDVLRAVPDAVVRTVTAPLDVRAGTEAAEAVLEGPGPLPTAIVCDDDILAAGACKAVRRRGLRVPDDLSVTGFDDLALATAVEPELTTVRLPAEQVGRRGMTALLAVLEGRPAERGDLPVHLVPRGSTAVARA; from the coding sequence ATGCGGCGGCCCGCCCCGTCCCGGCCCACCAGCCGCGACGTGGCCCGGGACGCGGGGGTGTCGCAGGCGACGGTCTCGCTGGTGCTGGGCGGTAAATGGCGCGGAAGGGTCTCCGAGGCGACCGCCGGGCGGGTCCGGGACAGCGCGCGGGAGCTGGGCTACCGGCCCAATCAGGCCGCCCGCAGCCTCCGGCTGGGCCATACCCGGACGGCTCTGCTGGTCGTCCCCGCCCTGACCAACGAGTTCTTCGCCCGCGTGTACACGGGCGCGGCCGCCGTCGCGGCGGAGCACGACTTCGGTGTGGTGCTCTACCCGTCGCCCGACGGCACCGGGCCGGCCCGCGACCCGTTCGCCTCCGCCCGGGCGGCGCTCGACGGCGTCATCGCCTCCTCCATGGCCTCGGACGCCCTGCGCGCGTTGCGGGGCGCGGGGCTGCCCCTGGTGATGCTGGACAGCGATCCGGGCGACGGCGGCACGGCGGCGCGGGTGAACCTCGACATCGCCGACGGGATGCGGCAGGTGACGGAGCATCTCCTGGCCCTCGGCCACCGCCGCTTCGTCCATCTCGCCTCCGCGGTGGACACCTGGACCTTCGCGGTGCGCGCCCGCGCCTTGCGCGACGTACTGCGCGCCGTCCCGGACGCCGTCGTCCGGACGGTGACCGCCCCGTTGGACGTCCGGGCCGGCACCGAGGCCGCCGAGGCCGTCCTGGAGGGTCCTGGGCCGCTGCCGACGGCGATCGTCTGCGACGACGACATCCTGGCCGCGGGTGCCTGCAAGGCGGTGCGCCGGCGGGGGCTGCGGGTGCCCGACGACCTCTCCGTGACCGGCTTCGACGACCTCGCCCTCGCCACGGCGGTGGAACCGGAGCTCACCACGGTGCGGCTGCCGGCCGAACAGGTGGGGCGACGGGGCATGACGGCGCTGCTCGCGGTCCTGGAAGGCCGCCCGGCGGAACGGGGCGACCTGCCCGTCCACCTGGTGCCCCGCGGCTCCACGGCGGTCGCGCGGGCCTGA
- a CDS encoding MFS transporter — protein sequence MAAGYLDILRARHAARLLAGTLVGRLPNGTAPIAIVLFTRAEGGGYTLAGALAAAYGLATAFGQPLLGRAVDLYGQPRVQLPAAVVSALGMAALAVTGLGTLPLAYAAVVVAGLFTPPLEGGLRALWPSVLGREDRVHRAYAMDAVAQEVMFTVGPLLVTLLVSLWSPVAALLVINALGVLGALWVVLSEPSRVWRSAPREAHWLGALRSPGLLALLGAFFFVGLALGSITVAGVAYADDHGRESVYGWLMAALGLGALVGGAVYGARQWAGAPERRLRGIVALLALGYLPLMLTPGVVAMTALAALAGVFLAPAIACSFIVVDRHAPRGTVTEAFSWLVTTFGVGAAAGTAVAGPAVELGGTAQGFAVAGAGGVAALLVLMATGRVLAAPVLTPAIVTGSENDRNGAAEPGFSSGHKA from the coding sequence ATGGCCGCGGGCTATCTGGACATCCTCCGGGCGCGGCACGCCGCCAGGCTGCTGGCGGGAACACTGGTGGGACGGCTGCCGAACGGCACGGCCCCCATCGCGATCGTCCTGTTCACCCGGGCCGAGGGCGGCGGCTACACCCTGGCCGGGGCGCTCGCCGCCGCGTACGGCCTGGCCACGGCCTTCGGGCAGCCGCTGCTGGGGCGAGCCGTGGACCTGTACGGCCAGCCGCGTGTGCAACTGCCCGCCGCCGTGGTCTCCGCCCTCGGCATGGCGGCCCTGGCGGTGACCGGCCTCGGAACGCTCCCGCTGGCCTACGCGGCGGTGGTCGTGGCCGGTCTCTTCACCCCGCCGCTGGAGGGCGGCCTGCGCGCCCTGTGGCCGAGCGTGCTCGGCCGCGAGGACCGGGTGCACCGGGCCTACGCGATGGACGCGGTGGCCCAGGAGGTGATGTTCACCGTCGGCCCGCTCCTGGTGACCCTTCTGGTCTCGCTCTGGTCGCCCGTGGCCGCACTCCTGGTGATCAACGCCCTCGGTGTACTCGGCGCGCTCTGGGTGGTGCTCAGCGAGCCCTCCCGCGTCTGGCGGTCCGCGCCCCGTGAGGCGCACTGGCTGGGCGCGCTGCGCTCGCCCGGGCTCCTGGCCCTGCTGGGCGCGTTCTTCTTCGTCGGACTCGCGCTCGGCTCGATCACCGTCGCGGGGGTGGCGTACGCCGACGACCACGGCCGCGAGTCGGTGTACGGCTGGCTGATGGCCGCGCTCGGGCTCGGCGCGCTGGTCGGCGGCGCGGTGTACGGGGCGCGGCAGTGGGCCGGAGCGCCCGAGCGCCGGCTGCGGGGGATCGTCGCGCTGCTCGCCCTGGGCTATCTGCCGCTGATGCTCACGCCCGGTGTGGTCGCCATGACCGCGCTGGCCGCGCTGGCCGGGGTGTTCCTGGCTCCGGCGATCGCCTGCTCGTTCATCGTGGTGGACCGGCACGCGCCGCGGGGCACGGTGACCGAGGCGTTCTCCTGGCTCGTGACGACGTTCGGGGTGGGCGCCGCGGCCGGGACGGCCGTCGCGGGACCGGCCGTCGAACTCGGCGGGACGGCGCAGGGTTTCGCCGTCGCCGGGGCCGGAGGGGTGGCCGCCCTGCTGGTGCTGATGGCCACCGGAAGGGTGCTCGCGGCCCCCGTCCTCACGCCCGCGATCGTGACCGGATCCGAAAATGATCGTAACGGGGCTGCCGAACCCGGTTTCAGCTCAGGCCATAAGGCGTAA
- the prcB gene encoding proteasome subunit beta produces MEANTRSTGRLPAAFLTPGSSSFMDFLTDHSPEMLPGNRSLPPVQGAFEAPHGTTIVAATFPGGVVLAGDRRATMGNMIAQRDMQKVFPADEYSAVGIAGTAGLAIEMVKLFQLELEHFEKVEGTTLSLEGKANRLSTMIRGNLSMAMQGLAVVPLFAGFDVDREKGRIFSYDVTGGRSEEQGYAATGSGSLFARGSMKKLYRDDLTEEQALTLVVQALYDAADDDSATGGPDLARRLFPIVTVITDEGFRKLSETESSAVARSVVERRLQEPDGPRAALL; encoded by the coding sequence GTGGAAGCCAACACTCGTAGCACCGGGCGTCTACCAGCTGCGTTCCTGACGCCGGGTTCGTCCTCGTTCATGGACTTCCTGACCGACCACTCGCCGGAGATGCTGCCGGGCAACCGCAGCCTTCCGCCCGTGCAGGGCGCGTTCGAGGCGCCCCACGGCACGACGATCGTGGCGGCCACGTTCCCCGGCGGGGTGGTGCTCGCCGGGGACCGGCGGGCCACCATGGGGAACATGATCGCCCAGCGCGACATGCAGAAGGTCTTCCCGGCCGACGAGTACTCGGCGGTGGGCATCGCCGGCACGGCCGGGCTCGCCATCGAGATGGTCAAGCTGTTCCAGCTGGAGCTGGAGCACTTCGAGAAGGTCGAGGGCACCACGCTCTCCCTGGAGGGCAAGGCCAACCGCCTGTCCACGATGATCCGCGGCAACCTCTCGATGGCCATGCAGGGCCTGGCGGTCGTCCCGCTCTTCGCGGGCTTCGACGTGGACCGTGAGAAGGGCCGGATCTTCTCCTACGACGTCACCGGCGGGCGGTCCGAGGAACAGGGGTACGCGGCCACCGGCTCCGGATCCCTCTTCGCGCGGGGCTCGATGAAGAAGCTCTACCGCGACGACCTGACCGAGGAGCAGGCGCTCACGCTGGTGGTGCAGGCGCTGTACGACGCGGCGGACGACGACTCGGCCACCGGTGGCCCCGATCTGGCCCGCCGGCTCTTCCCGATCGTCACCGTCATCACCGACGAGGGCTTCCGGAAGCTGTCCGAGACGGAATCCTCCGCGGTCGCGCGCTCGGTCGTGGAGCGGCGGCTCCAGGAGCCCGACGGCCCGCGTGCCGCCCTGCTCTGA
- a CDS encoding FKBP-type peptidyl-prolyl cis-trans isomerase produces the protein MRRIAGLLVVPLLLLSTAACGDDKASDSASTKNGFPAITAGAKFGEKPTLAKGEGDPPKELKTEVIKKGDGATLQDGDAVQVNYLGQEWDSTKPFDDSFGSGKPFGLVIGAGMVIPGWEQGLTGQKVGSRVELVIPPDLAYGQQGKGDIKPDSTLVFVADILSSKKVPVSAKGTAVAQDDSALPKVGTNTDGKAPSMEIPKSDPPKKLVSDYVLESDGEAVKESDTVVVNYEAYLWKGAEKFDSTYASGKVAAFPLSNIAVKGLKDGLIGKKVGSRVLLVIPPDQGFGQEAEQTIPAGSTLVWSVDILEKM, from the coding sequence GTGCGCCGAATTGCCGGCCTTCTCGTCGTCCCCCTCCTGCTGCTGTCCACGGCCGCATGCGGCGACGACAAGGCCTCCGACTCCGCCTCGACCAAGAACGGCTTCCCCGCGATCACCGCGGGAGCGAAGTTCGGCGAGAAGCCCACCCTGGCGAAGGGCGAGGGGGATCCCCCCAAGGAACTGAAGACCGAAGTCATCAAGAAGGGTGACGGGGCGACGCTCCAGGACGGCGACGCGGTCCAGGTCAACTACCTGGGCCAGGAATGGGACTCCACCAAGCCGTTCGACGACAGCTTCGGGAGCGGCAAGCCCTTCGGCCTGGTCATCGGCGCCGGCATGGTCATCCCGGGCTGGGAGCAGGGGCTCACCGGCCAGAAGGTCGGCAGCCGTGTCGAGCTGGTCATCCCTCCGGACCTCGCCTACGGCCAGCAGGGCAAGGGCGACATCAAGCCCGACAGCACCCTGGTCTTCGTCGCCGACATCCTGAGCTCGAAGAAGGTCCCGGTGAGCGCCAAGGGCACCGCGGTCGCCCAGGACGACTCCGCCCTGCCGAAGGTCGGTACGAACACCGACGGCAAGGCGCCCTCGATGGAGATCCCCAAGAGCGACCCTCCGAAGAAGCTGGTCTCCGACTACGTCCTCGAGTCGGACGGTGAGGCCGTCAAGGAGAGCGACACCGTCGTCGTCAACTACGAGGCGTACCTGTGGAAGGGCGCCGAGAAGTTCGACAGCACCTACGCGTCGGGCAAGGTCGCGGCCTTCCCGCTGAGCAACATCGCGGTCAAGGGGCTCAAGGACGGTCTGATCGGCAAGAAGGTCGGCAGCCGCGTCCTGCTGGTCATCCCGCCGGACCAGGGTTTCGGGCAGGAGGCGGAGCA
- the dop gene encoding depupylase/deamidase Dop has protein sequence MTVRRVMGIETEYGISVPGQPNANAMLTSSQIVNAYAAAMHRARRARWDFEEENPLRDARGFDLARETADSSQLTDEDIGLANVILTNGARLYVDHAHPEYSSPEITNPLDAVLWDKAGERVMAEAAERAAAIPGAQPIHLYKNNTDNKGASYGTHENYLMKRETPFSDIVRHLTPFFVSRQVVTGAGRVGIGQDGQEHGFQLSQRADYFEVEVGLETTLKRPIINTRDEPHSDAEKYRRLHVIIGDANLSEISTYLKLGTTSLILAMIEDGFINVDLAVDQPVRTLHQVSHDPGLKQLITLRSGRTLTAVQLQMEYFELGRKYVEERYGADADEQTKDVLARWEDTLNRLESDPMSLAGELDWVAKRELMEGYRRRDGLGWDAPRLHLVDLQYADVRPDKGLYNRLAARGRMKRLVDEADVERARRKPPEDTRAYFRGRCLEQYADDVAAASWDSVIFDLPDRDSLQRVPTMEPLRGTREHVEGLLDRCRTAEELVRTLTGG, from the coding sequence ATGACCGTACGGCGAGTGATGGGCATCGAGACGGAGTACGGGATCTCCGTCCCCGGTCAACCCAACGCCAATGCCATGCTCACCTCGTCCCAGATCGTCAACGCCTACGCGGCGGCGATGCACCGGGCGCGCCGCGCCCGCTGGGACTTCGAGGAGGAGAACCCGCTGCGCGACGCGCGAGGCTTCGACCTCGCCCGTGAGACCGCCGACTCCAGCCAGCTCACCGACGAGGACATCGGCCTCGCCAACGTCATCCTGACCAACGGCGCACGGCTGTACGTCGACCACGCGCACCCCGAGTACAGCTCCCCGGAGATCACCAACCCGCTGGACGCGGTGCTCTGGGACAAGGCCGGTGAGCGGGTGATGGCGGAGGCGGCCGAGCGGGCCGCGGCGATTCCCGGTGCCCAGCCGATCCATCTCTACAAGAACAACACCGACAACAAGGGCGCCTCCTACGGCACGCACGAGAACTACCTGATGAAGCGGGAGACCCCGTTCTCGGACATCGTGCGCCACCTGACGCCGTTCTTCGTCTCGCGGCAGGTGGTCACCGGGGCCGGCCGGGTGGGGATCGGCCAGGACGGCCAGGAGCACGGCTTCCAGCTCAGCCAGCGCGCGGACTACTTCGAGGTGGAGGTCGGCCTCGAGACGACCCTCAAGCGCCCCATCATCAACACCCGCGACGAGCCGCACTCCGACGCCGAGAAGTACCGCAGGCTGCACGTGATCATCGGCGACGCGAACCTCTCCGAGATCTCGACCTACCTCAAGCTCGGCACCACCTCGCTGATCCTCGCCATGATCGAGGACGGCTTCATCAACGTCGACCTGGCCGTGGACCAGCCGGTGCGCACCCTCCACCAGGTCTCGCACGACCCGGGCCTCAAGCAGCTGATCACGCTCCGCAGCGGCCGGACACTCACCGCGGTACAACTCCAGATGGAGTACTTCGAGCTGGGGCGCAAATACGTCGAGGAGCGGTACGGCGCGGACGCCGACGAGCAGACCAAGGACGTCCTGGCCCGCTGGGAGGACACCCTGAACCGGCTGGAGAGCGACCCGATGAGCCTGGCGGGGGAGCTGGACTGGGTGGCCAAGCGGGAGCTCATGGAGGGCTACCGGCGCCGTGACGGCCTGGGCTGGGACGCCCCGCGCCTGCACCTGGTCGACCTCCAGTACGCCGACGTACGGCCCGACAAGGGGCTGTACAACCGCCTGGCGGCCCGGGGGAGGATGAAGCGGCTGGTCGACGAGGCCGATGTCGAGCGCGCCCGCAGGAAGCCGCCCGAGGACACCCGGGCCTACTTCCGGGGCCGCTGCCTGGAGCAGTACGCGGACGACGTCGCCGCGGCCTCCTGGGACTCGGTCATCTTCGATCTGCCCGACCGTGACTCACTGCAACGGGTGCCCACGATGGAGCCACTGCGCGGTACGCGCGAACACGTGGAGGGCCTCCTGGACCGCTGCCGCACGGCGGAGGAGCTGGTCCGCACGCTCACAGGGGGCTGA
- a CDS encoding ubiquitin-like protein Pup → MATKDTGGGQQKATRSTEETEETEEQVQDAQASEDLKERQEQLSDDVDDVLDEIDDVLESNAEDFVRSFVQKGGE, encoded by the coding sequence ATGGCGACCAAGGACACCGGCGGCGGACAGCAGAAGGCGACACGCTCCACCGAGGAGACCGAGGAGACCGAGGAGCAGGTACAGGACGCGCAGGCGTCCGAGGACCTCAAGGAGCGGCAGGAGCAGCTGAGCGACGACGTCGACGACGTCCTCGACGAGATCGACGACGTCCTCGAGTCGAACGCCGAGGACTTCGTGAGGTCGTTCGTGCAAAAGGGCGGCGAGTAG
- the pafA gene encoding Pup--protein ligase: MDRRIFGLENEYGVTCTFRGQRRLSPDEVARYLFRRVVSWGRSSNVFLRNGARLYLDVGSHPEYATPECDNVTELVTHDKAGERILEGLLVDAERRLHEEGIAGDVYLFKNNTDSAGNSYGCHENYLVSRHGEFSRLADILIPFLVTRQLICGAGKVLQTPRGAVYCVSQRAEHIWEGVSSATTRSRPIINTRDEPHADAERFRRLHVIVGDSNMSETTMLLKVGAADLVLRMIEAGTVMRDLTLENPIRAIREVSHDITGRRKVRLASGREASAIEIQREYYEKAADFAERRGIRTGTVDQVLELWGRTLDAVEAEDLDRIDTEIDWVMKYRLIERYRAKHNMTMSNPRVAQIDLAYHDIHRRRGLYYLLERKGQAARVCDDLKIFEGKSVPPQTTRARLRGDFIRRAQEQRRDFTVDWVHLKLNDQAQRTVLCKDPFRSVDERVEKLIAGM, from the coding sequence ATGGACCGCCGCATTTTCGGGCTGGAGAACGAGTACGGCGTCACGTGCACGTTCAGGGGACAGCGCCGACTGTCACCTGATGAAGTGGCGCGCTACCTCTTCCGCCGTGTTGTGTCATGGGGCCGCAGCAGCAATGTCTTCCTGCGGAACGGCGCCCGCCTGTACCTCGACGTGGGATCGCATCCGGAATACGCAACCCCCGAATGCGACAACGTGACCGAACTGGTCACACACGACAAGGCGGGCGAGCGCATTCTCGAAGGTCTGCTCGTCGACGCCGAACGCCGCCTGCACGAGGAGGGAATCGCGGGCGACGTCTATCTTTTCAAGAACAACACCGACTCGGCGGGAAACTCCTACGGGTGCCACGAGAACTACCTCGTCTCCCGGCACGGAGAATTCTCCCGGCTCGCGGACATCCTCATTCCGTTCCTCGTCACCAGACAGCTCATCTGCGGTGCGGGCAAGGTGCTCCAGACACCGCGCGGAGCCGTCTACTGCGTGAGCCAGCGGGCCGAGCACATCTGGGAGGGCGTCAGTTCCGCGACGACGCGCTCCCGTCCGATCATCAACACCAGGGACGAGCCGCACGCCGACGCGGAGCGCTTCCGGCGCCTGCACGTGATCGTCGGCGACTCCAACATGTCCGAGACGACCATGCTGCTCAAGGTCGGCGCCGCCGACCTGGTGCTCCGCATGATCGAGGCCGGCACCGTGATGCGTGACCTGACCCTGGAGAACCCGATTCGGGCCATCCGCGAGGTCAGCCACGACATCACCGGGCGGCGCAAGGTGCGCCTCGCCAGCGGCCGGGAGGCCTCGGCCATAGAGATCCAGCGCGAGTACTACGAGAAGGCGGCCGACTTCGCCGAACGCCGGGGCATCCGCACCGGCACCGTCGATCAGGTCCTGGAGCTCTGGGGCCGCACGTTGGACGCCGTCGAGGCGGAGGACCTCGACCGGATCGACACCGAGATCGACTGGGTCATGAAGTACCGGCTCATCGAGCGGTACCGGGCCAAGCACAACATGACCATGTCGAACCCGCGGGTCGCCCAGATAGACCTCGCCTACCACGACATCCACCGCCGCCGGGGGCTCTACTACCTCCTGGAGCGCAAGGGGCAGGCCGCCCGCGTCTGCGACGACCTGAAGATCTTCGAGGGCAAGTCGGTGCCCCCGCAGACCACCAGGGCACGGCTGCGCGGCGACTTCATCCGGCGGGCCCAGGAACAGCGCAGGGACTTCACCGTCGACTGGGTGCACCTCAAGCTCAACGACCAGGCGCAGCGCACCGTGCTGTGCAAGGACCCGTTCCGCTCGGTCGACGAGCGGGTGGAGAAACTGATCGCCGGCATGTGA